CGTCCAGGTCGCCGTGACGGATGAGGGCCAGCGCGTTCATGCGGTTCCTTCCAGCCTTCAGCCAATCCTCGTGCCCGCCGCCACCCGCGCCCGCGTTGTATCACGAACAGATCCAGTGAATTCAGCGCCGGAAGACCAGCAGGCCCTTCTTCCAGGCCGGGTGCTCGGCCAGCGGCTCCAGGCGCACCTTCATGGCCCGGCTGGAGGCGTTGAGCAGCAGCACGCGCCCGCCCTCGTGGACGATGATCCCCACGTGGGTCACGTCCAGGCCGGGCTTGGCCGCCCAGAGACCCACCAGATCGCCGTCGCGCAGGCTGTCCAGGGTGGACTCGCCCGGCGGGACCCACCAGACCTCCTGCGTGCGGACGGGCACGCCCTGGACCCAGCGGCGCTGGCCTTCCCGCTGGTTGAGCTCCACGCTGCGCCGGCGGGCGCCGCTGAACCCCGCGCCGGCGTCCGTCAGGCGCGGGCCCGAGTCCAGCCAGTCGCTGAAGAAGTGGTGACGCTGTTTCCAGTTCACGAGCCCATCGCGGAACCGCACGCGCGCCAGGGCCAGGGCCAGGCTGTCCGCCCTGCCCGCCGCGGGCCGTCCGGCCAGCGAGTTGCCCGCCAGCAGCCACTCCAGCAGCACCATGCAGTCCACCTTGGACAGGCTGAGGGTCAGACCCGTGGCGGGATCGCGCGGGCCGGCCAGCGCGCCCTTGAGATAGGGCGTGCCGAGCAGCGAGCGTCCCAGTTCCACCAGGCAGTCCGGCCCGGGAGCGGGGCAGGCCGCGGCGCGGGCGGCGAAGGCCTCCACCTTGGGTTCGGCCGCCCGGAGTGGCAGCGCCAGCACCAGCAGCCAGCCGATCCAGCACAGGGCCGACAAGCGCCGGCCCTGTGAAGTTTTCAGAAGCGGATGTGTCACAGCGGTTCCTATTGCAGCAGCATGAGCTTGAGCGTCGCGGACTGGCGGTGGCCGTCCGCGGTCTGCAGTTCCAGCCGCGCCAGGTAGAGACCGCTGGCCCGGCCCGCCGCGGTCCAGCTCAGGCGGCCGGCGCCCGCGGGCACCTCCCGGGCGGCCAGTTCCTCCACCAGTTGTCCGGCGAGGTTGTAGATGCCGCCGCGCAGCGTGCCCGGCCGCTCGGCGCGCCACTCCAGCACCGTGGTCGGATTGAAGGGATTGGGATGCGCGCCGCTGAGCGCGAAGCCGCGCTCCGGCCGTGTGGCGGGCGCGGGCTCCACGGCCGTCTCGCCGCGGCTCCAGGCCCCCAGGGCCTCCAGGCTCTCCCGCAGGTTGATCCCGTTGCCGATGTCGGCGATGCCCTCCAGGCCGAAGCCCAGGGTCAACAGCCCGCCCTCGCCGCACCACAGCTCCTCGGCGGCGCTGCCCGCCTGGTAGTTGTAGTAGTAGGCCTGGGGCGCCATGCAGTCCAGCAGGCCGGCCAGCACGTCCACCCGGGTCTGGTTGCCCGCGCCGCCGTTGAACAGGTACATGCGCCGGCCGGCGAAGATGCCCTCCGCCACCGTGTCCACGGCGTTGTTGTCGTAGACGCTGTCCACCAGGGCCAGGCCGCAGTATCCCGAGAGGTCCTCCGTGGACTGGGCCTCGGCGAAGTCCTGGCCCGTGAAGACCAGGTGCCCGCCATCCTGCCAGTACGACGAGAGTCGCACCCACTCCTCGGGCTCCAGGGCCCGGCGGTTGTCCCCCGTGAACCAGACCACCAGACCGTAACCGCTGAGGTCGGCGGGCAGCGAGTCCGGCGTGGCCAGCTGGTAGTCCAGCGCGCCCGCCAGGGCCGTCTCGTACCACGTCTCATAGGTCGCGCCGCCGTCGTCGTCCACCAGCAGCAGCTCGGGGTGGCCGGCGGGGAAACTCTGGCTGAGTTCCAGGCTGCCGCCCGCCCAGGTCACGGTCAGCGTGATGGGCACCAGTCCCGAAATGCCGTCCAGCGTGCTGCCCCCCAGGGCCAGCTCGTCGCGGCCACCAAAGGCCAGCGGCGGCCGGACCACGGGACCGGCCAGCTCCACGTCGGGGTGGCCGCAGGAGAGGGACACGTCCAGCGCGCCGGAGGCCGCGCCCCGGTTGAACAGCTCGAAGGCCAGTTGGAAGGCGCCGCCGGCAGGGATGCGCTCCAGGGGCTGGCCGGCCTCGTCCAGCAGGCGCAGGTCCGAGCAGTGGATGTCTGTTGCGGGCGGGCTGTCCAGCCGGGTGGCGGGGCCGAGGATCCAGTCGTCGGGGTCCAGCTCCACGGCCAGGGGTTCGGCGTCCAACAGCAGCCGGTAGCCCTGCGCCGCCTGGTCGTTGGTCACGACCACCGTTTCCGTGGCCCCGCCCGCCATGGTCACGCGGCAGTCGACGGGCATCGTGAAGGTCTGGCGCTCGGGCGTCTGGGCCTGGATGAGGCCCAGGTCCAGCCAGTAGTGGCCGGGCGTCCCGGCGGGCTCGGAGGTCCAGAAGTACTCGTAGTCCGGGTAGTACTGGCCCATGATCCACTCGTCGAAGAACCACTCCAGCGACGCGCCGTGCTCGGCCTCCATGAAGGCGCGGAACTCGTCCGTGGTGGCCGTGCGGTGATACGCCGGCTCGTTGGGCCCCAGGTAGGCGTGGACGGCGGCCCAGAAG
The DNA window shown above is from Candidatus Delongbacteria bacterium and carries:
- a CDS encoding N-acetylmuramoyl-L-alanine amidase-like domain-containing protein, encoding MTHPLLKTSQGRRLSALCWIGWLLVLALPLRAAEPKVEAFAARAAACPAPGPDCLVELGRSLLGTPYLKGALAGPRDPATGLTLSLSKVDCMVLLEWLLAGNSLAGRPAAGRADSLALALARVRFRDGLVNWKQRHHFFSDWLDSGPRLTDAGAGFSGARRRSVELNQREGQRRWVQGVPVRTQEVWWVPPGESTLDSLRDGDLVGLWAAKPGLDVTHVGIIVHEGGRVLLLNASSRAMKVRLEPLAEHPAWKKGLLVFRR
- a CDS encoding M1 family metallopeptidase produces the protein MKRAHTPWPALVLILAAWLLSAAPAAAGSSFPNEVQTEGWQGAPPATALPGRAAVLQAREACRLGKQSARLESSQLLDEALREDDPLTWYDVTFYDLAVSVFQGDDLLNGFVEMELISRLDGLEVLELHAAPNLTLNSVSDGSQELDYQREGDRLSVQLPAALAEGQAARLQIQYFAEFNGCGVLSTWRANVQTGQNVHTITTQAEPFDARCWWPCKDDTRDKADSLTFAITTDDFNTAVSNGVLRSNVLNEDGTRTFTWHESWPIVTYLVSLCVTEYNHAETVWSWEGQDMPMHDWSWGLSAGDQQFVLESGLASLDALSTRYGTYPFRNEKYGHAQYTWGGAMEHQTCTSMGFYNEAVVAHELAHQWFGDKITCDTFHHIWLNEGWATYSEAIHFEHYLGPEALHEYMNYEEYLGPGTIYVENPATDNIFDGNLSYSKGGWVVHMLRHVMGEEAFWAAVHAYLGPNEPAYHRTATTDEFRAFMEAEHGASLEWFFDEWIMGQYYPDYEYFWTSEPAGTPGHYWLDLGLIQAQTPERQTFTMPVDCRVTMAGGATETVVVTNDQAAQGYRLLLDAEPLAVELDPDDWILGPATRLDSPPATDIHCSDLRLLDEAGQPLERIPAGGAFQLAFELFNRGAASGALDVSLSCGHPDVELAGPVVRPPLAFGGRDELALGGSTLDGISGLVPITLTVTWAGGSLELSQSFPAGHPELLLVDDDGGATYETWYETALAGALDYQLATPDSLPADLSGYGLVVWFTGDNRRALEPEEWVRLSSYWQDGGHLVFTGQDFAEAQSTEDLSGYCGLALVDSVYDNNAVDTVAEGIFAGRRMYLFNGGAGNQTRVDVLAGLLDCMAPQAYYYNYQAGSAAEELWCGEGGLLTLGFGLEGIADIGNGINLRESLEALGAWSRGETAVEPAPATRPERGFALSGAHPNPFNPTTVLEWRAERPGTLRGGIYNLAGQLVEELAAREVPAGAGRLSWTAAGRASGLYLARLELQTADGHRQSATLKLMLLQ